From a region of the Gemmatimonadaceae bacterium genome:
- a CDS encoding protein kinase: MDTLAQAHAALSARYRLEREIGAGGMAIVYLAHDLRHDRKVALKVLRPELSAILGGERFLTEIRTTANLQHPHILPLHDSGEADGLVYYVMPFVEGESLRDRLRREKQLPVDDAVRIAREVAGALDYAHRHGVIHRDIKPENILLHDGQALVADFGIALAASRSDGSTRLTETGLSLGTPQYMAPEQAMGEREITGRADIYALGCVLYESLAGEAPFVGPSAQAIIARLLTEPPRALHAQRSTIPPNVEAATLRALQKLPADRFASAAQFAEALATPSFVSATAAPMSAGGRSTAGWRRWTPAAAAVAVTAMVTSGIWWRLAAPSAPPPAVARFALPLPDDQMPASSLYHLLALSPDGTQIVYVARNRLYHRPLSQLDAQPISGTDDMGVRDPVFSPDGQSVAFLSSGGILKRIAITGGVPIPLATTDIAGFFGGMSWTEDGIVWAAPGVIERISPNGGRPDTIATLAATENAERPEILPGGKTVLYTLAASAEPDRWERAQAIVQQIPSGKRKVVAEPATDVRYIPAGYIVYGIGGSLFAVSFDVSALEAKGSPVPVIEGVWRDAAGATGVVHFATSRSGSLAYLPGPADGPLTTKRDIALTDRRGNVQRLNLPTGFYDYPRVSPDGKRIAIGSLDGRDAAIWMYDLDGKTAPRRLTLSGKDRYPIWSSDGVWIAYQSERDGSPSIYRQRADGSGTVERLTTADAGTLHTPDAWSPHNDGFLYSISKGLDVGLWWYSLTDKKSVPFGDVRNGKGSMPAATFSPDGRWVAYTSGATSENAVYVQPVPPTGARYQVSQAGENGHHPQWSHDGKELFYIPQVGRFVARSISTGSGVSFGNPVIVPRSFPVAAPATPRTFDITPDGKIVSVTAVLPQGGEQKTAIDLANARYITVVLNWFAELKQRVPRR; the protein is encoded by the coding sequence ATGGATACGCTCGCACAGGCCCACGCAGCGTTGTCGGCCCGATACCGACTCGAGCGCGAGATCGGCGCCGGGGGCATGGCGATCGTGTACCTCGCCCACGACCTGCGGCACGACCGCAAGGTCGCGCTCAAGGTGCTTCGCCCGGAGCTCTCGGCCATCCTCGGCGGCGAGCGCTTTCTCACCGAGATCCGGACGACGGCGAACCTCCAGCATCCGCACATTCTGCCGCTGCACGACTCGGGCGAAGCGGACGGTCTTGTCTACTATGTGATGCCGTTCGTGGAAGGAGAGTCGCTGCGCGACCGCCTTCGCCGAGAAAAGCAATTGCCGGTCGATGACGCAGTGCGCATTGCGCGGGAGGTCGCGGGCGCGCTCGACTACGCGCACCGCCACGGCGTGATTCATCGCGACATCAAGCCGGAAAACATTCTCCTGCACGACGGCCAGGCGCTCGTTGCCGATTTCGGCATTGCGCTCGCCGCGTCGCGCTCCGACGGCAGCACTCGCCTCACGGAGACGGGGCTCTCGCTCGGCACGCCGCAGTACATGGCGCCGGAACAAGCCATGGGCGAACGCGAGATCACGGGCCGGGCAGACATCTACGCGCTCGGCTGCGTGTTGTACGAGTCGCTCGCCGGCGAAGCGCCGTTCGTCGGCCCCTCAGCGCAGGCGATCATCGCGCGATTGCTGACCGAGCCGCCGCGTGCACTCCACGCCCAACGGAGCACTATTCCGCCGAACGTCGAAGCGGCAACGCTGCGCGCGCTGCAAAAGCTTCCGGCCGATCGGTTCGCCTCCGCGGCGCAGTTCGCCGAGGCGCTTGCAACGCCGAGCTTTGTTTCCGCGACCGCGGCACCGATGAGCGCGGGCGGCCGATCAACTGCCGGCTGGAGACGATGGACTCCGGCCGCCGCCGCAGTCGCTGTCACGGCGATGGTGACGAGCGGAATCTGGTGGCGGCTTGCGGCCCCGAGCGCTCCGCCGCCCGCCGTCGCTCGGTTTGCGCTCCCCTTGCCGGACGATCAAATGCCGGCAAGCTCGCTTTACCACTTGCTGGCGCTTTCGCCCGACGGAACACAGATCGTCTATGTAGCCCGTAACCGGCTGTATCACCGCCCTCTGTCACAGCTCGACGCTCAACCGATATCGGGCACGGACGATATGGGCGTCCGCGATCCCGTGTTTTCCCCAGACGGACAATCGGTCGCGTTTCTCTCCTCCGGCGGAATCCTGAAGCGCATCGCGATAACGGGTGGCGTGCCGATTCCCCTGGCGACGACCGACATCGCCGGGTTCTTCGGGGGAATGAGCTGGACGGAGGACGGCATCGTGTGGGCCGCGCCGGGCGTGATCGAACGCATTTCGCCGAACGGCGGCCGTCCCGATACGATCGCCACCCTCGCCGCGACCGAAAACGCCGAGCGTCCGGAGATACTCCCCGGCGGCAAGACGGTGCTGTACACGCTCGCCGCCTCCGCCGAGCCCGATCGATGGGAGAGAGCACAGGCGATCGTACAGCAGATTCCGTCCGGCAAACGAAAGGTCGTCGCCGAACCGGCGACCGACGTGCGCTACATCCCGGCGGGATACATCGTGTACGGAATCGGCGGCTCGCTGTTCGCCGTCTCGTTCGACGTGAGCGCACTCGAGGCGAAGGGCAGCCCCGTGCCAGTCATCGAGGGTGTGTGGCGCGACGCAGCCGGCGCCACCGGCGTCGTCCACTTCGCGACTTCGCGGAGCGGCTCGTTGGCGTATCTGCCGGGACCCGCCGACGGGCCTTTGACGACGAAGCGCGACATCGCGCTCACCGACCGACGGGGAAACGTTCAGCGACTGAACCTGCCGACCGGATTCTACGACTATCCGCGCGTGTCGCCGGACGGCAAGCGAATCGCCATCGGAAGTCTCGACGGCAGGGACGCGGCGATCTGGATGTACGATCTCGACGGGAAGACCGCGCCCCGGCGGCTTACATTGAGCGGCAAAGACCGCTATCCGATTTGGTCCTCCGATGGAGTGTGGATCGCGTATCAGTCGGAGCGCGATGGATCGCCGTCGATCTACCGGCAACGCGCCGACGGCAGCGGCACCGTCGAACGGCTCACCACGGCCGACGCGGGCACGTTGCACACGCCCGACGCCTGGTCTCCGCACAACGACGGCTTTCTATACAGCATCTCGAAAGGACTCGACGTCGGCTTGTGGTGGTATTCCCTCACCGACAAGAAGTCGGTTCCCTTCGGCGACGTGCGCAACGGCAAAGGGTCGATGCCCGCCGCCACCTTTTCGCCGGACGGCCGATGGGTCGCCTACACGTCGGGCGCCACCAGCGAGAACGCGGTGTACGTGCAGCCCGTGCCTCCCACCGGAGCCAGATACCAAGTCTCTCAGGCTGGTGAGAACGGGCATCATCCGCAGTGGTCGCACGACGGAAAGGAATTGTTCTACATCCCGCAGGTCGGACGATTCGTGGCGCGGAGCATTTCTACGGGGTCGGGAGTCTCGTTCGGCAACCCGGTTATCGTGCCGCGATCGTTTCCGGTGGCGGCGCCGGCGACTCCGCGAACATTCGACATCACGCCGGATGGCAAGATCGTCAGCGTCACGGCGGTGTTGCCCCAGGGGGGCGAGCAGAAGACCGCCATCGACCTCGCGAACGCGCGTTACATCACGGTCGTGCTCAATTGGTTCGCCGAGTTGAAGCAGCGGGTTCCCAGACGCTAA
- a CDS encoding sigma factor-like helix-turn-helix DNA-binding protein, with amino-acid sequence MNKTSANAETDLRLTPLSETADGQGGPLSAEAWASALRRIEKLVRHASFDQRALRVRLRPRGSHHEARVVLVLPADTLVGLGEGATADLAFSDAIGWLAGELRRRTEIARAEAVELRRRLRQRDIAGATGFLVLDYARGDDASFIDVFRPLLRHVRDHAYRELAAAECVGAAELRAVTVSDVLDQALARAWDRFGDRPRDRAVDEWLIILLEELLDEYVGEAVPLSTSEGDDAQRIGRLAARHERLADSEPHWGRRSLLSCEAVLPDAEPSELFTGLGPDAEDRILMNLLADVPPAPRRAFTLSTLEGYSVDEIARIQSRSPDAVHADIRRVRDRLRGRVTDYG; translated from the coding sequence ATGAACAAGACGTCTGCAAATGCCGAGACCGACCTACGTTTGACCCCTCTCTCGGAAACGGCTGACGGGCAGGGGGGGCCGCTGAGCGCGGAGGCGTGGGCCTCCGCGCTTCGGCGCATCGAAAAGCTGGTTCGCCATGCGTCCTTTGACCAACGCGCGTTGCGGGTGCGGCTTCGGCCCCGCGGCTCCCACCACGAGGCGCGTGTGGTTCTGGTCCTCCCGGCCGATACACTCGTTGGACTTGGCGAAGGCGCAACGGCCGACCTGGCGTTTTCGGACGCCATCGGCTGGCTGGCTGGCGAACTTCGACGACGCACTGAAATTGCACGCGCCGAAGCCGTCGAACTGCGACGCCGATTGCGCCAGCGAGACATTGCCGGCGCAACCGGTTTTCTTGTGCTCGATTACGCTCGCGGCGACGACGCGTCTTTCATCGATGTTTTTCGCCCGCTGTTGCGCCACGTGCGAGATCACGCCTATCGCGAGCTCGCGGCGGCGGAATGCGTGGGGGCGGCTGAATTGAGGGCTGTCACGGTATCAGACGTCCTCGACCAAGCCTTGGCGCGCGCGTGGGATCGCTTCGGAGACCGGCCCCGCGATCGCGCCGTCGACGAATGGCTCATCATTCTTCTTGAAGAACTTCTCGATGAGTATGTCGGCGAAGCCGTGCCGCTGTCTACGTCGGAGGGCGACGACGCGCAGCGCATCGGGCGTCTTGCGGCGAGGCACGAGCGCCTCGCCGACAGTGAGCCGCACTGGGGACGCCGGTCGTTGCTCAGCTGCGAAGCGGTGTTGCCTGACGCGGAGCCGAGTGAGTTGTTCACAGGCCTCGGTCCTGATGCTGAGGACCGGATATTGATGAACCTGCTTGCAGATGTACCACCTGCGCCCCGGCGCGCATTTACGCTGTCCACCTTGGAGGGATACAGCGTCGACGAAATCGCGCGTATTCAGTCCCGCTCGCCGGACGCTGTGCACGCGGATATCCGCCGGGTGCGCGACCGCCTCCGCGGGCGCGTCACCGACTACGGTTAG
- a CDS encoding GNAT family N-acetyltransferase: MELMRPASVTEFLQYGTSFLSEHEAQHGLMLGVAIATRPSAPVYCALVLANGNVVAAGLRTNTRLIVSREGRGGAMALIAADAHPPGCDAVLGPIAAVDAFVAGSQLPWSRGMTQGIYESRRVVGAPRAHGRFRQAQSNDRDLLAHWSRRLHAEALSEEISLESAIARVDGHIDRGDMHVWEVEGRLVSVAAAVAPTPHGIRINNVYTPPEERGRGYASALVAALTQAVLDGGREFAFLHTDLANPTSNAIYKRLGYELVGDFQVYSLTATALIQGRQASPRRT; encoded by the coding sequence ATGGAACTCATGCGCCCAGCAAGCGTGACTGAATTCCTCCAGTACGGCACCTCGTTTCTCTCGGAGCATGAGGCTCAGCATGGCCTCATGCTCGGTGTTGCCATCGCGACCAGACCCTCGGCTCCGGTCTATTGCGCACTTGTGCTGGCAAATGGAAATGTCGTTGCCGCCGGCTTACGCACCAACACGAGACTGATCGTTTCCCGCGAGGGCAGGGGTGGGGCGATGGCTCTCATCGCGGCTGACGCCCACCCCCCCGGGTGCGATGCCGTTTTGGGGCCGATTGCGGCGGTCGATGCATTCGTTGCCGGGTCGCAACTGCCATGGAGCCGCGGCATGACTCAGGGGATCTATGAGAGCCGCCGTGTCGTCGGGGCACCGAGGGCCCACGGTCGGTTTCGCCAAGCCCAGTCGAACGACCGCGACCTACTCGCGCACTGGTCACGGCGTCTCCACGCGGAGGCGCTGTCTGAAGAGATTTCCCTCGAGAGCGCGATCGCCCGCGTTGACGGGCACATAGATCGTGGCGACATGCATGTGTGGGAAGTCGAAGGGCGTCTGGTGTCGGTGGCGGCGGCTGTCGCCCCGACGCCCCATGGCATTCGAATCAACAACGTCTACACGCCACCAGAAGAGCGGGGCCGCGGATACGCGAGCGCCTTGGTAGCCGCACTTACACAAGCCGTCCTGGATGGCGGCCGTGAGTTCGCTTTCCTGCACACGGACCTGGCTAATCCGACATCAAACGCTATCTACAAACGTTTGGGTTACGAGCTTGTCGGAGACTTTCAGGTGTATTCGCTCACAGCGACGGCTTTGATTCAGGGGCGCCAGGCGAGTCCGAGGCGCACATAG
- a CDS encoding DUF2911 domain-containing protein, with protein MRRLLLACCAAAACTSRGPVERYGFITRLGNDTISVENVARRGDELTIDDVDRFPRVRRRHAVVTLSPDGGIRRLVMEITTPSEPSTQRARHVIVDVTGDSVIMTKRDSAAYTRWAFAHGGEPVVAHVPQMYSMYERYFDAALARPSASATPAADTVRLRQVYLDREFDRFPLGHATVRRLPGNKGEVWHDWLSGVGQATLDSSRRLLAYSGARTTYKVDVTRVSESPDVAQIEARFAALESKNGGAKQLSVRDTAHATIGGTTFAVDYGRPLARGRKLLGDVIPFDYVWRTGANAATQFTTSAPITLAGLVVPAGTYTLWTVPRANGAAELIVNKQNGQWGTEYDGKRDLGVAHLQTEATTAPVEQFTIGILGLDAKRGTLSIEWGPFRWTAPIVVVRKAPT; from the coding sequence ATGAGGCGACTCCTTTTGGCGTGCTGCGCGGCCGCCGCGTGCACCTCGCGCGGTCCCGTCGAACGCTACGGATTCATCACCCGGCTCGGCAACGACACGATCTCCGTCGAAAACGTGGCGCGCCGCGGCGACGAACTAACCATCGACGACGTGGACCGATTCCCACGCGTGCGCCGGCGGCACGCCGTCGTCACGCTCTCTCCCGACGGCGGCATCCGCCGGCTCGTCATGGAGATCACCACGCCAAGCGAGCCGTCGACGCAGCGTGCGCGCCACGTCATCGTCGACGTGACGGGCGACTCGGTGATCATGACGAAGCGCGATTCAGCGGCGTACACGCGGTGGGCATTCGCGCATGGAGGGGAGCCGGTCGTCGCACACGTGCCGCAGATGTACAGCATGTACGAGCGCTACTTCGACGCGGCGCTGGCGCGGCCCTCGGCATCGGCGACGCCGGCGGCCGATACGGTACGGTTGCGGCAAGTCTACCTCGACCGTGAGTTCGACCGCTTCCCGCTGGGGCACGCCACCGTGCGGCGCTTGCCGGGGAACAAGGGCGAGGTGTGGCACGACTGGCTCTCGGGCGTCGGCCAGGCGACGCTCGATTCGAGTCGTCGGCTGCTCGCGTACTCGGGCGCGCGGACCACGTACAAGGTTGATGTAACGAGGGTCAGCGAATCGCCGGACGTCGCTCAGATCGAAGCGCGATTCGCGGCGCTCGAATCGAAGAACGGCGGCGCAAAACAACTGAGCGTTCGCGATACAGCGCACGCGACCATCGGCGGCACGACGTTCGCCGTCGACTATGGACGTCCGTTGGCGCGCGGAAGAAAACTGCTCGGTGACGTCATCCCGTTCGACTACGTGTGGCGCACCGGCGCCAACGCGGCGACGCAGTTCACAACGTCGGCGCCGATCACGCTTGCCGGACTCGTCGTTCCAGCGGGAACGTACACGCTGTGGACTGTTCCGCGCGCGAACGGCGCGGCGGAGCTGATCGTCAACAAACAGAACGGCCAATGGGGCACGGAGTACGATGGGAAGCGCGACCTCGGCGTGGCGCACTTGCAGACGGAGGCGACAACGGCACCGGTCGAGCAGTTCACCATCGGCATACTCGGGCTCGACGCAAAACGCGGCACCCTTTCTATAGAATGGGGGCCGTTCCGGTGGACCGCGCCCATCGTCGTCGTGCGCAAAGCCCCGACGTAG
- a CDS encoding zinc-dependent metalloprotease produces the protein MSATRASLIILACTLTPAIARAQGNPPTQPPQQQNPPAAARPDSNAPPAGARRGPRPYAQVITARAHSERGAITVHRVDDRYYFEVPDSLMGRDYLMVTRVSGVPAGSGGFQSAGSSVNERMVRWHRANDRVILQVVTPTAVADESLPIARSVAENNYGPIIGAFPIAAFARDSNAYVVDVTDFFAADNPATSGMGAAARRQFGVRRYDAARSYISSVRGFPINIEVRQVQTFDAATPPADVNGSTVTMETRESFVLLPKVPMRPRKFDPRVGFFTVDRVNYGLDEQKAASEEFITRWRLEPKDPAAYARGELVEPVKPIVYYIDPATPTKWKRYVKEGVENWQKVFEKAGFKNAIIARDAPNKEEDPDFDPDDARYSMVRWAASLVRNAVGPHTHDPRSGEILNSEITWYHNHMRSYRNWLIMETGAANPMARSLEIPEELMGETMRQVITHEIGHALGLQHNMMASASFPVDSLRSPSFTSKYGVSATIMDYARQNYVAQPGDGLTPKDFIRRLGPFDDFAINWGYRVIPVKTSNDEKPILNDWITKQSGPYPYRYVSQGFGSADPRNQTEDLGDDPVKATAYGVKNYKKVLPQLVAWTTTPGNDYDDLEELYTETVNRWAGMMGHVATVIGGVNVDLKTADIAGAVFTVVPKEKQKAALAFLAENAIATQDWLAPKDILSRIGPNTTLATRQAAFITSLLSAQRLARMAEAEEYDAARSYPLAEYLSDLKRVVWSAPSPDAGRRQLQRVYLARLAVLVNPPPPPTSAPGAGGPPAAPPRVLPFVTAPNVPLSDLPALARAQLREIQRDARASATTAKTPVERAHWNDVADRVSEILEPRKGP, from the coding sequence ATGTCCGCCACCCGCGCCTCGCTGATCATTCTTGCCTGCACCCTGACTCCCGCCATCGCGAGGGCGCAGGGCAATCCGCCCACGCAGCCGCCGCAACAACAGAACCCCCCCGCTGCAGCGCGACCCGACTCGAACGCGCCGCCGGCGGGCGCGCGTCGCGGTCCGCGGCCGTACGCCCAGGTGATCACCGCCCGAGCGCATTCGGAACGCGGCGCCATCACGGTGCATCGCGTCGACGACCGCTACTACTTCGAGGTTCCCGACTCGTTGATGGGGCGCGACTACTTGATGGTGACTCGTGTGTCGGGCGTGCCGGCCGGCTCGGGCGGATTCCAGAGCGCCGGAAGCTCCGTGAACGAACGCATGGTTCGCTGGCACCGCGCCAACGACCGCGTGATCCTGCAGGTGGTCACGCCGACGGCCGTCGCCGACGAGTCGCTGCCGATCGCCAGGAGCGTCGCCGAGAACAATTACGGGCCGATCATCGGCGCCTTCCCGATCGCGGCGTTCGCCCGCGACAGCAACGCGTACGTCGTGGACGTCACCGACTTCTTCGCCGCCGACAATCCGGCGACCTCGGGCATGGGCGCTGCCGCCCGGCGCCAGTTCGGAGTGCGCCGCTACGATGCGGCGCGGAGCTACATCTCGAGCGTGCGCGGCTTTCCGATCAACATCGAAGTGCGCCAGGTGCAAACGTTCGACGCCGCGACTCCGCCGGCCGACGTCAATGGCAGCACCGTGACGATGGAGACGCGCGAATCGTTCGTGCTCCTGCCGAAGGTGCCGATGCGTCCGCGCAAATTCGATCCGCGCGTCGGCTTCTTCACGGTCGACCGCGTCAACTACGGCCTCGACGAACAGAAGGCGGCGTCGGAGGAGTTCATCACGCGGTGGCGGCTCGAGCCGAAGGATCCGGCGGCCTACGCCCGCGGTGAGCTCGTGGAGCCCGTCAAGCCGATCGTCTACTACATCGACCCGGCTACTCCGACCAAATGGAAGCGGTACGTGAAGGAAGGCGTCGAGAACTGGCAGAAGGTCTTCGAGAAGGCCGGCTTCAAGAACGCGATCATCGCCCGGGACGCGCCAAATAAGGAAGAGGATCCCGATTTCGATCCCGACGACGCGCGGTACTCGATGGTCCGCTGGGCCGCGTCGCTCGTCCGGAACGCCGTGGGCCCGCACACGCACGACCCTCGTTCGGGTGAAATTCTCAACTCGGAGATCACCTGGTACCACAACCACATGCGGTCGTATCGCAACTGGCTGATCATGGAGACGGGTGCCGCCAACCCGATGGCGCGGTCGCTCGAGATTCCGGAAGAGCTGATGGGCGAGACGATGCGACAGGTGATCACGCACGAGATCGGCCACGCCCTCGGACTCCAGCACAACATGATGGCGTCGGCGAGCTTCCCGGTCGATTCGCTTCGCAGCCCGAGCTTCACGAGCAAATACGGCGTGAGCGCGACGATCATGGATTACGCGCGACAGAACTACGTAGCGCAACCCGGAGACGGGCTCACACCGAAAGACTTCATCCGACGGCTCGGCCCCTTCGACGACTTCGCGATCAATTGGGGCTATCGCGTGATCCCGGTGAAGACCTCGAACGACGAGAAGCCGATCCTCAACGATTGGATCACGAAGCAGAGCGGCCCGTACCCGTACCGCTACGTGTCGCAAGGCTTCGGCAGCGCCGACCCGCGCAACCAGACCGAAGACCTCGGCGACGATCCGGTAAAAGCCACGGCATATGGAGTGAAGAACTACAAGAAGGTGCTTCCGCAACTCGTCGCCTGGACGACCACGCCCGGCAACGACTACGACGACCTCGAGGAGTTGTACACGGAGACGGTGAATCGCTGGGCCGGGATGATGGGTCACGTCGCGACCGTGATCGGCGGCGTGAACGTCGATCTCAAGACGGCCGACATCGCGGGCGCCGTCTTCACGGTCGTGCCGAAGGAGAAACAGAAAGCTGCGCTGGCGTTTCTCGCCGAGAACGCGATCGCCACGCAAGACTGGCTGGCGCCGAAGGACATTCTCTCGCGGATCGGTCCCAACACCACATTGGCGACGCGTCAAGCGGCATTCATCACGTCGCTCCTGAGCGCCCAGCGACTTGCGCGCATGGCCGAAGCGGAGGAGTACGACGCGGCGCGTTCCTATCCGCTCGCGGAATACTTGAGTGATCTCAAACGCGTCGTGTGGAGCGCGCCGTCGCCCGACGCGGGTCGCCGCCAGCTTCAGCGCGTCTATCTCGCGCGCTTGGCGGTGCTCGTGAATCCGCCGCCCCCGCCGACGTCGGCTCCAGGTGCTGGCGGCCCTCCGGCGGCGCCGCCGCGAGTGCTTCCGTTCGTCACCGCGCCAAACGTCCCGCTCAGTGACCTGCCGGCTTTGGCGCGAGCACAGCTTCGCGAGATCCAGCGCGATGCGCGCGCGTCGGCGACCACAGCGAAGACGCCCGTCGAGCGCGCGCATTGGAACGACGTCGCCGACCGCGTGTCGGAGATCCTGGAGCCGCGCAAGGGCCCGTAG
- a CDS encoding sensor histidine kinase produces the protein MPSIGGRRAIGHAPRVPRRLAILTNCHVDSPSRLAEIRCRFCRAMAEKPGGRDGQEQGSGRRERSPRGGTSSSDVGQSGGDAMKLSSFLATHREQVLTAWEQQAAKRVPRLASVDRLRDHLGELLDVIASDLESADRADHIAEELNDRASKNVEVIAEKHAAGRAHQGLSLKEMVREFPVLRSCVLRHWLGSQSCSSPEDLDDLLRFDESLDIALTQAVSAFMDRLNRSREIFLSILAHDLRNPLSTIITGSTLLRDERLDAASSREMLALIASTSERMHGLVDDLLDFTRTRLGGQLPIERHESDLTRTVRNVVGEFATSHPDRAVNVRISGDLKGSWDEGRIGQAVGNLLGNAVDHGAKDSPIDLLARADDREVKITVHNEGPPIPAEERAHLFQPLRRFSVRDVKRRHPKHLGLGLYIARAIAVGHGGRIEVDSSAERGTTFTMRLPRRHENSA, from the coding sequence ATGCCGTCTATCGGTGGACGGCGTGCGATCGGCCACGCACCGCGCGTGCCGCGCAGGCTTGCCATTTTGACAAATTGTCACGTTGACTCGCCCAGTCGCTTGGCAGAGATCCGCTGTCGATTTTGCAGGGCCATGGCGGAAAAACCGGGCGGCCGAGATGGCCAAGAACAAGGTTCAGGCCGCCGCGAACGGTCACCAAGAGGCGGAACTTCTTCGAGCGATGTGGGTCAGTCCGGTGGTGACGCCATGAAACTGTCTTCCTTCCTTGCTACCCATCGCGAGCAGGTGCTCACCGCGTGGGAACAACAAGCGGCGAAGCGAGTGCCTCGACTGGCAAGCGTGGACCGTCTACGTGATCACTTGGGCGAGCTATTGGACGTCATCGCGAGCGATCTTGAATCCGCCGACCGCGCGGACCACATCGCCGAAGAACTGAACGACCGCGCATCGAAGAACGTGGAAGTCATCGCCGAAAAACATGCCGCCGGCCGCGCGCACCAGGGCCTGTCGCTCAAGGAAATGGTTCGCGAGTTCCCCGTCTTGCGGTCATGTGTGCTCCGGCATTGGCTTGGGTCGCAGTCGTGCTCGAGCCCGGAGGACCTCGACGACCTCCTTCGGTTCGACGAGTCCCTCGACATTGCCCTCACACAAGCGGTATCCGCATTCATGGATCGTCTGAATCGTTCGCGGGAAATATTCTTGAGCATTCTCGCGCACGATCTACGCAACCCGCTTTCCACGATCATCACGGGGTCGACGCTGCTGCGTGACGAACGGCTCGATGCCGCCAGTTCGCGCGAGATGTTAGCCCTTATCGCCAGTACCAGCGAGCGGATGCATGGACTCGTCGACGATCTTCTCGACTTCACGCGCACACGCCTCGGCGGGCAACTGCCGATCGAACGTCACGAGTCCGATCTCACGCGAACCGTCAGAAATGTCGTCGGGGAGTTCGCGACATCTCATCCCGATCGCGCCGTCAATGTGAGGATATCCGGCGACCTGAAAGGAAGCTGGGACGAGGGCCGGATAGGCCAAGCGGTGGGGAATCTGCTTGGCAATGCCGTCGACCATGGAGCGAAAGACTCACCAATCGACCTGTTGGCCCGAGCCGATGATCGGGAGGTGAAGATCACCGTCCACAACGAAGGGCCTCCGATCCCGGCTGAGGAGCGCGCACATCTCTTCCAGCCGCTCCGCCGCTTCAGTGTGCGGGACGTGAAGCGGCGTCATCCGAAACATCTGGGACTCGGCCTCTACATCGCGCGAGCGATCGCGGTCGGGCATGGCGGTCGCATCGAGGTCGATTCGTCGGCAGAACGCGGGACCACGTTTACGATGCGCCTGCCTCGTCGCCACGAGAATTCGGCTTAG
- a CDS encoding Hsp20/alpha crystallin family protein translates to MFTDRSLAYTAGRMMPAGQVLDEAFGDRSAAAESYWMPTFDLAERAGEYVLIVELPGVDPNAIDLSVEKNVLTVRGVKHPSFSVESNRDTRVYALERNTGPFGRAVRLPEHIESQQIEASFTNGVLEVRIPKSSAAQPRKIPIAGERERSVN, encoded by the coding sequence ATGTTCACCGACCGCAGTCTCGCATACACCGCCGGCCGAATGATGCCGGCCGGTCAGGTCCTCGATGAAGCATTCGGCGACCGTTCCGCTGCCGCCGAGTCATATTGGATGCCCACGTTCGATCTAGCCGAGCGAGCGGGTGAGTATGTGCTGATCGTGGAGTTGCCCGGGGTCGATCCGAATGCGATCGATCTCAGCGTTGAAAAGAACGTCCTCACGGTTCGCGGTGTGAAGCATCCGAGCTTCTCGGTTGAATCAAATCGTGACACGCGAGTGTACGCACTGGAACGGAACACTGGGCCCTTCGGTCGCGCCGTGCGCCTGCCCGAACACATCGAAAGCCAACAGATCGAGGCGTCGTTCACCAATGGCGTTCTCGAAGTTCGCATTCCGAAGAGTTCGGCCGCGCAACCACGAAAGATTCCGATTGCCGGCGAGCGGGAGCGTTCAGTGAACTAA